In Nicotiana tabacum cultivar K326 chromosome 17, ASM71507v2, whole genome shotgun sequence, one DNA window encodes the following:
- the LOC107831180 gene encoding heat stress transcription factor A-4c-like — MDEATCSTNALPPFLTKTYEMVDDPSSDAIVSWSSSNKSFVVWNPPDFARDLLPRYFKHNNFSSFIRQLNTYGFRKVDPEKWEFANEDNFFRGQPHLLKNIHRRKPVHSHSAQNLHGLSSPLTESERQGYKEDIQKLKHENESLHLDLQRHQQDRQGLELQMQVFTERVQHVEHRQKTMLSALARMLDKPVTDLSRMPQLQVNDRKRRLPGNSCLYNETDLEDTRAISSRALTWENMNPSSLLTINAELLNQLDSSLTFWENVLQDVDQAWIQQNCSLELDESTSCADSPAISYTQLNVDVGPKASDIDMNSEPNANTNPEVAAPEDQAAVAGTTTNVPTGVNDIFWEQFLTENPGSVDASEVQSERKDIGNKKNESKPVDSGKFWWNMKSVNSLAEQLGHLTPAEKT; from the exons ATGGATGAAGCTACGTGCAGCACGAATGCGCTGCCTCCTTTTCTTACAAAGACATATGAAATGGTGGATGATCCATCCTCTGATGCCATCGTTTCCTGGAGTTCGAGTAATAAAAGCTTCGTTGTGTGGAATCCTCCAGATTTTGCAAGGGATTTGTTGCCTAGATACTTCAAGCACAATAACTTTTCCAGCTTCATCAGACAGCTAAACACTTAT GGATTCAGGAAAGTTGACCCTGAAAAATGGGAATTCGCTAATGAAGATAATTTTTTTAGAGGTCAGCCACACCTTTTGAAGAATATCCATAGACGTAAACCGGTTCATAGTCATTCTGCACAGAATCTTCATGGCCTGTCATCTCCATTAACTGAATCCGAAAGACAAGGGTATAAGGAAGATATTCAAAAGCTGAAGCATGAGAATGAGTCACTTCACTTGGACCTACAAAGACATCAGCAGGATCGCCAAGGACTTGAATTGCAAATGCAGGTTTTCACTGAACGTGTTCAACACGTGGAACATCGTCAAAAGACCATGCTCTCTGCTTTAGCTCGAATGTTAGATAAACCAGTAACAGATTTGAGTCGCATGCCACAACTTCAAGTGAATGACAGAAAAAGAAGGTTGCCAGGAAACAGCTGCCTTTATAACGAAACTGACCTGGAAGATACTCGAGCGATTTCATCAAGGGCTTTGACTTGGGAAAACATGAATCCATCCTCTCTTCTTACAATCAACGCAGAACTGTTAAATCAGTTGGACTCTTCTTTGACCTTTTGGGAGAATGTGCTACAAGATGTTGATCAAGCTTGGATACAGCAGAATTGTTCATTAGAGTTGGATGAATCTACAAGTTGTGCAGATAGCCCTGCTATATCTTACACACAACTAAATGTTGATGTTGGGCCTAAGGCTTCTGATATTGACATGAATTCTGAGCCTAATGCAAACACTAACCCTGAGGTTGCGGCACCAGAAGACCAAGCAGCAGTGGCAGGTACAACTACCAATGTCCCAACAGGGGTAAATGATATATTTTGGGAACAATTCCTAACTGAGAATCCTGGTTCAGTTGATGCATCTGAAGTACAGTCTGAAAGGAAAGATATTGGCAACAAAAAGAATGAAAGCAAACCAGTAGACAGTGGAAAATTTTGGTGGAACATGAAGAGTGTAAATAGCCTGGCAGAACAGTTGGGACATCTTACTCCAGCAGAGAAAACATAA